DNA from Biomphalaria glabrata chromosome 14, xgBioGlab47.1, whole genome shotgun sequence:
ACTTTGAATCCGAGACATTGAAGTGGATACTGTGAAATAGAGTAAAACACTCATTTAGGATACAGCGTTCTCGAAAGTCTTCATCACATTGTTTTATTGTCCTTGTatagtgtaaaaaaatgtttgaagaaataattagaacagaattttaaaaaaaaagagatgaaatctgaaaaaaataattttagtaagCAAACGAAACAACAGAGTAACTTACATATGTATCGTTAAAGTTGAATATATTTGTTCTGTtacaatgaatggcgaaaccTAATTGGGAAGCaggtttatataaaaaagacaAGAAGATAGAAAGATGTCTAAGTTAATCATGGAATAGTGTCCTTCTCTGACCAATGCCTAGTCTTTGTTCTTAGTTCTTATTGAAAGTTTAaatcattatatttttacaaaaacattatcatggaatagtgtctttcGGAGATGAATGGCTgtgcattagctgtggtcggaacgatgtcgcccacatagCAGTTTCCTCCTCTCCACACAACTGATGTATCcaaagatatatacatatatgtatatgtatatggaactctgaccaatgcttagtatttgGTTTATAGATCTTAAAGAAATTTAACACCATTATATTTATACACTAATCTCTAAATAGACTGTATTTAAAATTGCTATGAATATTTAAATTAGACAGGAAAACAAAGCcccacagattcaaaacgagataatAGAGCTGTTGGGTAATGCAGTTCTGGCTAAAATACTGAGGTCCAATCCGCACCATATTTCACTTACTTTCATTGTTGAGAGCACTCAAGACATTAAATAAAAGTTGATTAAAGtagcatgatttttttttaaactgtttgtGATCACCAATGACGGAATACCCCAAAATAGCAATTAGAGAACCATTTCTAGGTTTTCGTTTTTGTGAGGACCAGACGCCTTCAGAATTGGCTGAACAAATAATCCAACAAAAGAATAATCTCCATTTATCTTTAAATAAACTGCGAAGATAAAGCTATGATGGTGCTTCCAATATAGGCATAAGTGGATAGCAGGACTGTCGCGTAGTTTAGACAAGTGTCTTTGGCTTTGTCCCAACTCTGTTTGTTTTCCTCTACTCGTATTACttgtacggggcgagagtgtcTTGTAGTTTTGTTTGGCATTGTTTATGCTACGTCACTAAGTCCGGTGACATTTATTGGTCATTCGTTGTCCTGAGACAGTTCACCCTCTGAAGTTGGTTGAAACGGACGGTGTGTTAGTCCGTAAAATATTATTAGTCTTGGTTAGTTTCTTggacttcattttcaatgtctaaagcagtatcaCGATAAAGTAAGTGCAACgtttgacacgaattacttcagcacggttataaaaaaatcaaagatgaatttctttATAGATTTGAGCtattcaaaaccaacaaaaccattctagcattTTTAGTTAATCGTCTAAACACAAATAGTAATGAAATCCAAATTGATCCATgtggaattgatactggatctctagaaatgcaattgattgatttaaaaagtaaagcgtTGTGGAGTGTAAAATTGACAGAGTTGAAAATCAAGTTGGAAGTGTTGGAGGTCCAGAACTgtatgtacgtaacgcaacaaaagtggacagctttaaaaggaaTGCCGTGAGTTGATTCGGAACATGGAATCATCTTCCAGAACACTACAGTCAGGTGAAAAAGTTGGCATTTGGATTGATGACTATCTTTAGATCAACATATTTGCTCGAGCAAATGTTCTCTTGCATGATTAAAAGTAAGGTAAGAaaacaactaacaaatgaaaatttagagtcgtgttggAAACTAGAAACAACAAGTTAAAAGCCAAATTTATCCAAACTTTCTTAAACCAAAGCCATCACTCCAAATGAATTGgttttgctcaattgtttgcTTTTGAAGTTAGTGTTGCAAGTAAATTTTGaacttctttattttttacggaaataaaaaaaagaatatctaATAATGctataaaattaatttgttcTGAAAAACAGTACTTATATATGGATAAATattagagttgttgttttttcgtctttttatcattaaaaaattgtgtgagtactatttgttttaggAAAAAATGTtgaggctttttaaaaaatataaattgtgtaatttataattttggctcttccgactcaaaaagTTGCCGACCCCTGTTCTAGACGAATATTTTGagtaattatagatctaaatatatttctttcattttctagGTTAAAACACATTCATTTTCACATTCATTCGAATATTATTCAAAACGTTTAATACTGATTTGTCAATatctttttataaatatgtaatatgttataattttaatataaaggAAGCGATAGGcaattcaataataataatacctcAACTTATACATAGGGGCAACACCCGTATATAatcaatcattttaaaattatagagTAGTTGCATAGTGCTTTTTGGTATTCAAATACAtaggggtcagggatatctgatattgtgttgattgttctggagtagagtatacttgtatcatttttctgtctttagggggttcattggttaggtagtatgcctttgatattaaataatatttctattactgttattatatttttaggttaatcacttttcaattgtttatgatttaatacttgtgaattatggtaacttacaaataaaaacatattaaaaaaaaaaaaaaaaaaaaaaaaaaaaagcccacaaaagaggcaagatggcccataaaagaggcatataaagcccaaaaaagaggcaaagaaaagaggcataaagcccaaggattcctatgatgataaagctaaaactgaatagcgcaaattctgaggtttcctttaaaaaaaaaaaaaaaaaaaaatagttttaatttaattggCAACACTGACGTTACAAATAGCGTCGTtgacaatgttttatttatcttgaaaatctttttatttttaaatattataaaagcaaatgttaaagtatacaaatacaatatttttagaacaatttagaattaatagtaaaaaacaacaatcgtGGAGAATATACTATGGAAGAAATCAAATTATTTAGACAttccattatttatttattatattattcttttattatgtatatgtaaagagagagagagagagagaaggagaatgACAACTAGAGAAAAGTACGCAACAATAGTTAGAAATAGTTATAAACTACATCCAGTAGGAAATgtaaaaaattgttgcaaactTAGTATGCTGTTCAAAAGTTTTTACTGCTTGTAATGatagaaatatatatgtatatatagatagacagatagatagatagatagatagatagatagatagatagatagatagatagatagatagatagatagatcttttATCTTAACGACCTAATAGTGTAGTGCAATCTTTAGCAAATAAACTGAACTATAACAGGACAGCTTATATTTCATTtacgatataaaacaaaattattcatatCCTGCATCACGATATGTAGTAAAGTTGAACAAAATCCTCTCTCCATCCTCAGGAATATAACTGGACGCACCTGCAAAAAACATTCAATTAAATTTGGCATGGTCAGTAACATTGGAATTTATTCCATTATTTTGTGAGCAAGGGAGAGAATCTcgaataagaaaacaaaagaaactaaGCGGCATCTACATTTGTTTGCACTTGGGAAATTATTTTATAGGTGTCCTTACAATGTCGATAGTTTATATCTTCGGGTAAGAAAAGATCACTAGTTACACTGACACATGGTGAAAACTCTGATTTGACTGGTACGTTATGCTTGCCTCAGAAACACTGGCGCCCCGGCTCATTCGGGTACAACGACGCCCCGAACTGGGTTGTAAGAAGAATTCCTCGTCACGGGTTTGTACCATTCagattgattttaatcatctaaaaattaaatttgcaaaatgtttttactagatgaaaagaattttttgtttgacaCATTTCGCCacagtccacccagctctaactggtacttgacattagtttgggaacaGTAAAAGCAGAaagtcgttgtgatggccacatgacatcctcgttaaccgtgggtcactgaaacagatgagctaCCCTATTTGTCGCTTGGTATGAAaggaaaaagttactttttactttacttaagtAAGTGTAATCTTCaagaatattttgaaaaatacaaatgtaaaatactAGATTCTAGGTTAATATTTGTGCACTATCCACGGGATAGGTAATCATTAGccattaccaataattaatagaaTGAGAACTCTTATACCACTACCAGTCTCATTATGTAAGAAatgagttatattttttttaatttcatataataatacatatatatatatatatatagtataaagCCTTTGACAAACGGCTTCTGACTCCCACTGTTCTACAGAATATTAGAATTTTCGACCTCTTCTAATACATTTCAAATAGAAGATTAGCTTACCAAGAGGAGGtaataaattgttgttttatacTTTGTATTGTCCAccccagtgtttcccaaactttttccgtAACCGAACAGTCGGCACATTttaagtatttagcggaacacttaaGTTAAGTTTTATAGAGATgaattcacatggtggcctatTAATAAATAGTTCCTGTAGTTCgtgaaacacctattcaggcctcgcgaaaCTTTAGAGTTcctcggaacacagtttgagaaacactggcctaCCCTGAATTATTCATTTAATGCTACACAAATATTTCCATTCTCTTGTAGCAGAGtttcatttctttatatttttttaccacaTTCTAATGCGCTTCAGTTAAAATACAGGTAATAGGACATAAGTGCCTGTACTTGTTCAGCCCAACCCTATTTGTCAAGAGATCTCGCTGCCATCACAATGCAGCAGATATTATACATACCACACTCTAGTGCGACTCCACTACTGCTGATATGCCAGAATGTTTTGCTTGCAATTGAGCCTTCAATGCCGTTAATGCTATCAATGAAGTATCCAAGACCAGCAAAATATGTTGATGTGAATCTAttcaagttgaaaaaaaataaatgtatgccATGTATTGGAATATCTTTCATTGTATTACTATTGATAAATAAAGTTTGTCTTCGAAAATACAAAGTGATTGGTTGTGTTTGGTTCTATTATGTGTCTGCTTTGAACAAATATAGAAAAAGATAGCGGTTGAACTTTATtttcattacaaagcttatatcaactctctctggcTGTATGGTAAAAGGTGTGTTATTTGTCCCAACACccatataaaaacaataaaaaaaaaaaaaaaaaaaattaatcataatttttttcatttaataccGTGTAATGATATTtattcttcagtattcacagatatgattAAATACTAATGGTTTTGTTTCGTTTGATAAGTGCACACGTTCGTGCTTAAGTAAAGTAAGATTAAGTAAAGatttaaacaattacatcaaataacagaacataaatcaattaaaaaacaacaagacaattagtcaattaattatcggtaattaattattttgcttaatattgaataagggaaataacttctacattattgagatatatagttgtaagtatGGAATTTTTacccttagataaactttgttttttaaagcggatttttatattttgctttttgttttcattaaactTATCATTTCTGTAaggtaaagatatatatatatttatatattaaaaaaaaaaagaaattgctgCTATTTATAGaatctttatttatattttcatattttctataaaaaaagatGTTAGCCGCGTTTGTACGTATATAAAGTGTCAGTAACGTATCAAAAGAATGTTATCAGGACTTCAATGTCATCTGGATATAGAACTGAGAAGTCTGGCTaatattttgttagtttttttatttacttctgtatatcacatttgtttctttttatatgCCTGTGATTAAGTAGGTCACGGTCCAGGGATACAAAACGCCAcataaaaaaggaaacaaaagatTGTCCGGCAAAAACAGCAACAGTAGCAACGTTCTGAAGTAAAGAAACACAAGTAtcatttttgtaaaacaaaatttccTCACAGATAATAAAGAATATTATTCAAGTATTCATTCTCTTGAACTGCCAgagtctaaaatatttttaaatcaacttttaaaaaggAATGACAGAGACGGCTGGTTATGACATATGTGACCTAATTCTTAAATATTAAAGGAATTGGCTTTTTGGGACACCTTGGGATTTTCTCATTTAAGTACTTAAGGGGGGAGAATATACGGGTGTAACTGGGAGCAGAGGCGGCCTTAACAGTGCGCGGTGCCCTGGGAGACGAATATCGTAGGATTCTCTTTACCGGAGGctccagacattgccagtgacatatctttatggagacagcttgccgcccaatgcgccaaacggcgcgggaggatctaagtctaaagtaAGTAAGTCTCTTTACCGCGGGACCTGGGTCGGTCGCCCCTCTACCATTACAAAAGTCTCTTCTGccgaaaattataaaaaaagtatGATATTCTAttgaatgacttacttaaaaccGGTCACCAGATTTGCAGCTCTTTCCAGAAAGTACAGCAATGGTTTTTGAGGTTCATTGGTAACGGAGGCAGCTATTTCAAAGTTGGATCCCTGTAGGACATTTTTGGCGGTAATAACAACGTTGAGTGGCTTTCCGCAGACGTCACAAGGTGTTTGCTGCAGACGACATTGGGACAGGTTACTCTTTGGCGTGTCCAATGTAGCCTCCTTGTTGTCACTGAttttagacataaaaaaaaaaaacacatcttaACTTGGTCAAGATTGTGTTTAGGTTTGGAGAGATGTGTATTGTCTCCACAATCATATGACATACGCGCATTTGTAGGTGCCTATAAATATTTTCAACTCACTACTTGGGTACATTGAGAATATCGCTTTTAAACTGCGCTCAATGAGACAAGTAATTCAACATTAAATCACTTGTAAAATGAAAACCTGACTGACATAAAATACAATAGTTGAAAGAATACACTGTGAAAATACAAGCGATCCTAATACCAAATTATTCAAATGGAACGATGACTAGTGACTGTGAACAATGACGAATGAACGGACAAATTACAAACCTCTCTCTGGCTAACTCAACGATCTTTACATAGCGCCGTACAAAGATTCTTCTGAATTACTAACCCTGACCGTACAACTTACTTATTCAAATAGAGTCTATCTAAATCAGTGTTTTTCTCCACACATCAAATGTGACCTAATAATATGGACAGTTTATATGCTACTGGCCAACCATTATTGCGTGCTGTCAGATgtgacactcacacacacattcacacacacatgtgACAACCATATGCATTCAATATACCATATACTAGCTATAAACCAAAAACTTGCAAACAGCAGGGGCGGATTTATTACTTTTCAGTGGGAGCGTcgttttgttggtttttaacACCAACCCTAACACCAGTAAACCCAAACCCTATTAGACagaaaagatagatagatagatagaaagatagatagatagatagatagacagatagatagatagaaagaaagatagatagatagatagatagatagatagatagatagatagatagatagatagatagatagattgatagatagatagatagatagatagatagatagatagatagatagatagatagatagatggattgatagatagataggtagattgatagatagatagatagatagatagatagatagatagatagatagatagatagatagatagatagatagatatagatagatagatagatagatagatagatagatagatagatagatagttagatagatagatagatagatagatagatagatagatagatagatagatagatagatagatagatagaaaagatagatagatagatagaaaagatagatatatagatagatagataattagataaatagatagatcacATTTGAATCAAGCAGTATCTTAATACTTTGATGAAAGAaatgtattcgccccccccccacttttctTATCCAGCTTTGAGTCTGGTGTTGGTCTGGTTAAAGAGTGGGTATGGaatggttttaaaaatgtgttgacctccttcagtagtagagcgactatggttcatcttgtgGAGCACTGTTTCATTTGACTTTGGATCCCTActttggagagacattcccgtcaCAATATAACAATGCAATGATAGAGAATTGGTACTTAAAAACAATTTGTACGCAATTTTTCTCGCACCTTCTTTGCATACCTTTCAACGGGTTAAAAATCCGAATTTCATATAATGAATGCTTATTAAAGGCTCAAATATGACTTTGAATCCGAGAAAAGGAGATTTACTACacatttcaatattatttttaatacatagtTTTGAAAGataatatgttatatatatatattaacgaGTCTCCAAGTTGTAATAGTTTATGAAAGCGATTTCATAGAATCATTTAGCGTTACTTTATTACAAAATCTAGAGTGTAGTATCCGATCCAAAACAGGTAAAGAAATCGAGCAAattcaaacacaaaatataacatgaaatattttaaatgtgtctATATTAGCTAAAGAGTAAAGACACTACTTACTCTAGCGAACGCTTGAATACACTAGGGTGCCCTGCAGCAAACATCGTCAGTAGAATGACGTTGGTTACAACTACCACAACATTAAACGCTGCCATAGCTTGTCTTAATTATTCTGATAATGTCAGGTTGTCAGAAATCTGAAAGTGACAAACATAAATATGGATACCGAGCAGTGAGCTTATGTAATaagtaaaattaattacatagaatttttaggacgta
Protein-coding regions in this window:
- the LOC106055251 gene encoding uncharacterized protein LOC106055251; translation: MAAFNVVVVVTNVILLTMFAAGHPSVFKRSLDDNKEATLDTPKSNLSQCRLQQTPCDVCGKPLNVVITAKNVLQGSNFEIAASVTNEPQKPLLYFLERAANLVTGFKFTSTYFAGLGYFIDSINGIEGSIASKTFWHISSSGVALECGASSYIPEDGERILFNFTTYRDAGYE